From Candidatus Hadarchaeales archaeon, one genomic window encodes:
- a CDS encoding NAD(P)/FAD-dependent oxidoreductase codes for MFRFWHESVFHYKKGFSQRRKVEHYDIIVIGAGPAGCSAAKKAAEEGAKVLLLELQSQVGGPTKSPVWVPDDFFRHEFKRAEVSEVASLHIHAVGEDLILQAEGKIIDRQILEKLLAAKAAEAGAELWLGSPVKELLTEKERVKGVVVESGGWREGVGGEVVIDASGSGWELSGIFRRRLGGWKREEMIFLSEYMMANALPKKEVEIWFTSYFAPGGKVWIYPLEDGFAQFGISGLRLHPDAALDEFLGVENPKRLERAVPLASFRSQLPIDDPSLPSCGEGILAVGSTASQTRVFSSGLSLVLECGEIAGEVAVDSITEGDTSKEGLLPYEKRWKEKFLGELRAERVLHKSLSVAWDRKFKELIRLAREEVELQRSLLCLMEGKEVGKALLRMVERREVEGILGEEAAERIKTLLRGGTEE; via the coding sequence TTGTTTCGTTTCTGGCATGAAAGTGTTTTCCACTATAAAAAGGGCTTCAGCCAAAGGAGGAAGGTGGAGCATTACGATATAATAGTGATAGGAGCGGGCCCTGCAGGTTGTTCTGCAGCCAAAAAGGCAGCGGAAGAGGGGGCCAAGGTCTTACTCTTGGAACTTCAATCCCAAGTTGGAGGACCCACCAAGTCCCCAGTTTGGGTACCCGATGATTTCTTTAGACATGAGTTCAAGAGAGCCGAGGTTTCCGAAGTAGCTTCCCTCCATATACACGCTGTAGGGGAAGACCTGATCCTCCAAGCTGAAGGAAAGATAATAGACCGCCAGATTCTAGAAAAACTTTTGGCCGCTAAAGCGGCTGAGGCTGGAGCTGAGCTTTGGTTGGGCAGCCCGGTGAAGGAGCTCCTGACGGAAAAAGAGAGGGTGAAGGGGGTAGTGGTGGAGAGTGGTGGATGGAGGGAAGGAGTGGGAGGAGAAGTGGTCATAGATGCGAGTGGAAGCGGTTGGGAACTTTCCGGTATTTTCAGGCGTCGTCTGGGGGGATGGAAAAGAGAGGAAATGATTTTTTTGAGCGAGTACATGATGGCAAATGCTCTTCCGAAGAAGGAAGTGGAGATTTGGTTTACTTCCTATTTTGCCCCTGGTGGAAAGGTTTGGATTTATCCACTGGAGGATGGATTTGCCCAGTTCGGTATAAGTGGCCTGCGTTTACATCCCGATGCCGCTCTCGACGAATTCTTGGGAGTGGAAAACCCTAAGAGATTAGAGCGGGCTGTTCCCTTAGCATCCTTTAGGAGTCAGCTGCCTATCGATGACCCTTCCCTTCCTTCCTGTGGGGAGGGGATTCTTGCTGTAGGTAGCACAGCTTCTCAGACTAGAGTTTTCTCGAGTGGGCTTTCCTTGGTTTTGGAGTGCGGGGAGATAGCAGGAGAAGTAGCGGTGGATAGTATAACGGAGGGGGATACGAGCAAGGAAGGTCTTCTTCCCTACGAGAAGAGATGGAAGGAAAAATTTCTAGGGGAACTAAGAGCGGAAAGGGTCCTGCATAAATCCCTTTCTGTGGCTTGGGATAGGAAGTTCAAGGAGCTGATCAGGCTGGCTAGGGAAGAGGTGGAACTCCAGCGCTCCCTTCTGTGTTTGATGGAAGGAAAGGAGGTGGGGAAGGCCCTTCTGAGAATGGTGGAAAGAAGGGAGGTGGAAGGGATTCTGGGAGAAGAGGCCGCTGAGCGCATCAAGACTTTGTTGAGAGGAGGGACGGAAGAATGA
- a CDS encoding DUF5615 family PIN-like protein, translating to MKFLTDGMLGKLTRWLRLAGQDVVYVGELKISSKKQDLYLIRKAKREDRILLTKDLELYRRACKAGVKTLFLRANTIPSMLREISVECGRRIEINQENSRCPMCNGRLRKKKVEEVEGILPKPVVERKKIFWVCSECGKIYWKGKHWENISKVAEEIWR from the coding sequence ATGAAGTTCTTAACCGATGGGATGTTGGGAAAACTGACCAGATGGTTACGCCTCGCTGGTCAGGATGTCGTCTACGTTGGAGAGCTGAAAATATCGAGCAAAAAGCAGGATCTATACCTAATAAGAAAGGCCAAAAGAGAGGATCGTATACTCTTAACCAAGGACTTAGAATTGTATCGGAGAGCTTGCAAAGCTGGAGTTAAGACCCTCTTTCTGCGGGCAAACACCATTCCTTCCATGTTACGTGAAATTTCCGTAGAATGTGGGAGGAGGATAGAAATAAATCAGGAAAACTCCAGATGTCCTATGTGCAACGGAAGACTGAGGAAAAAGAAAGTGGAAGAAGTCGAAGGGATTCTACCCAAACCTGTAGTGGAAAGAAAAAAGATTTTTTGGGTCTGTTCGGAGTGTGGTAAGATATACTGGAAAGGAAAACATTGGGAAAACATCTCGAAGGTTGCGGAAGAGATTTGGAGGTGA
- a CDS encoding TIGR00296 family protein — MVRYTGKENIGKTSRRLRKRFGGEILKLTLEEGTFLVRLARKAIEKYLLDGELLEEEVPEKLKKPRGVFVTLLKQGELRGCIGFPFPSLPLAEATIKAAISSATSDPRFPPVTMEEMEEITIEVSVLSPPELIVVKNPREYPSHVKIGRDGLIVEWRGFSGLLLPQVAVEWNWDPEEFLSQTCMKAGLGADFWLRKDVKISKFTAQIFSEIEPRGEVEERKLEK; from the coding sequence GTGGTAAGATATACTGGAAAGGAAAACATTGGGAAAACATCTCGAAGGTTGCGGAAGAGATTTGGAGGTGAAATCTTGAAACTCACGTTAGAAGAGGGCACCTTTCTTGTAAGGTTGGCAAGAAAGGCCATAGAAAAATATCTCCTGGATGGAGAACTTTTAGAAGAGGAAGTACCCGAAAAACTGAAGAAACCTAGAGGAGTTTTCGTGACCCTCTTGAAACAAGGAGAATTGAGGGGCTGCATAGGTTTTCCCTTTCCCAGCCTTCCTCTGGCAGAAGCCACAATAAAGGCAGCCATTTCTTCTGCAACTTCCGATCCCAGATTTCCACCCGTGACTATGGAAGAAATGGAAGAAATCACCATTGAAGTAAGTGTGTTGAGTCCTCCTGAACTCATTGTGGTGAAGAATCCCAGAGAATATCCTTCCCACGTAAAAATTGGAAGGGATGGATTGATAGTGGAATGGAGGGGCTTTTCCGGTCTTCTCTTGCCTCAAGTAGCTGTGGAATGGAACTGGGACCCGGAAGAATTCCTTTCACAAACTTGTATGAAGGCAGGTCTAGGGGCTGATTTTTGGCTCAGAAAAGACGTTAAGATAAGCAAATTCACTGCCCAGATTTTTTCTGAAATAGAGCCTAGAGGGGAAGTTGAAGAAAGAAAGTTGGAGAAATGA
- a CDS encoding PHP domain-containing protein, whose protein sequence is MIPKFDFHIHTIYSDGSASSDLVLEAAAGRALEAVAITDHGPGLSVGAEAPKFLQLAEEVRRMREESGFRILAGVESNISPNGVLDLDGEILKKLDLVTAGVHYLNSKDCRTQAMEYLRAVREALRSRSFRILVHPLYYNKSLLPWIPREDMEEFVEELAGAEVAVELNSKYRTPDKEFLQECLRKGVKLSIGTDAHHLGEVGAVEWQLSVLRKLGVKREDLILDFL, encoded by the coding sequence ATGATACCAAAATTTGACTTTCATATTCACACTATTTACTCAGATGGCTCTGCTTCTTCGGATTTGGTATTAGAAGCGGCAGCCGGAAGGGCTCTGGAGGCCGTGGCCATCACCGATCATGGTCCGGGTCTTAGTGTAGGAGCAGAAGCTCCAAAGTTTCTACAATTAGCCGAGGAAGTGCGTAGGATGCGGGAAGAAAGCGGATTTAGGATCTTAGCCGGCGTTGAAAGCAACATAAGTCCAAACGGGGTTTTGGATTTGGATGGTGAAATTCTAAAGAAACTAGATTTGGTCACTGCAGGAGTACACTACCTCAATTCCAAAGATTGTAGAACTCAGGCCATGGAATATCTAAGAGCGGTGAGGGAGGCCTTGCGCTCTCGTAGCTTCAGGATTCTAGTCCATCCACTGTACTACAATAAGTCTCTCCTGCCTTGGATTCCCCGAGAAGACATGGAAGAGTTTGTGGAGGAGCTGGCTGGAGCGGAGGTGGCAGTGGAACTTAATTCCAAGTACCGGACTCCCGACAAGGAGTTTTTGCAGGAATGTCTTCGCAAGGGGGTGAAGTTGAGCATAGGAACGGATGCCCATCACTTGGGAGAAGTAGGAGCGGTGGAATGGCAATTGTCCGTTCTCAGAAAACTTGGGGTGAAGAGAGAAGATCTTATACTGGATTTTCTTTAA
- a CDS encoding ATP-binding protein, protein MVPHQREEVVKLVDLIREGDLVTFVVSDFGMGKTTLCKYLCEVLPLQDPHLLTVFIPAQSIETPEQMLRLLLNRLEIEAGGDLTEEFEKFYRWHQTYPESKLVVFVDEFPELDVKVAEMIRALADLRNVTWVLNGRKEQILNYLQEYVPSLLSRKRYMLEMKPLSLEEVRELLLLRMAWARGENNPKGDPLFPFTPSSIRKIYRLSRGIPREVLRLASEAVYSAIEKEAFKISASLVGEKIPRKRRRSFKKRTKSKPKSKPRPKRSKKRKTRRFRFFGR, encoded by the coding sequence ATGGTTCCTCATCAAAGGGAAGAAGTTGTTAAATTGGTGGATTTGATAAGAGAGGGTGATCTCGTCACTTTTGTGGTTTCTGATTTTGGGATGGGAAAGACCACTCTTTGTAAATACCTTTGTGAGGTTCTTCCCCTCCAAGATCCTCACTTGCTAACGGTTTTCATTCCAGCCCAATCGATAGAAACTCCAGAACAAATGTTACGTCTTCTTCTGAATAGACTGGAAATAGAGGCCGGAGGGGATCTCACCGAGGAATTTGAGAAATTCTATAGATGGCATCAAACCTATCCAGAATCCAAGTTGGTGGTCTTTGTTGACGAATTCCCCGAGCTCGACGTTAAAGTGGCAGAGATGATCCGCGCACTGGCCGATTTGAGGAATGTAACTTGGGTCCTGAATGGAAGGAAAGAACAGATTCTGAACTATCTTCAGGAATATGTGCCTTCTCTCCTGAGCAGGAAGAGATACATGCTGGAAATGAAACCGCTTTCCCTTGAAGAAGTGCGGGAACTTCTCCTCCTCAGAATGGCATGGGCTAGGGGGGAGAATAATCCGAAGGGAGACCCCCTTTTCCCTTTTACTCCTTCGAGCATCAGGAAGATTTACAGGTTATCGAGAGGGATTCCGAGAGAAGTACTTCGGCTGGCGAGCGAGGCAGTTTATTCTGCCATAGAAAAAGAGGCTTTCAAGATTTCAGCTTCTTTGGTGGGTGAGAAAATTCCTAGAAAGAGAAGAAGGAGTTTCAAAAAAAGGACGAAGAGCAAGCCAAAATCGAAGCCCAGGCCCAAGCGCTCGAAGAAGAGAAAGACCAGGAGATTTAGATTTTTTGGTAGGTAA
- the albA gene encoding DNA-binding protein Alba yields the protein MAESTKKGAADNAVFVGTKPVMNYVLAAITQFNQGGKEVVLKARGKAISRAVDVAEILRNRFIQGLVPKSITIGTEELQTESGEKINVSTIEIVLGKS from the coding sequence ATGGCAGAAAGCACGAAAAAAGGCGCCGCTGACAATGCCGTGTTTGTGGGGACCAAGCCCGTTATGAACTATGTACTGGCTGCCATCACGCAGTTCAACCAGGGAGGCAAGGAAGTAGTGTTGAAAGCCAGGGGCAAAGCCATAAGCAGGGCAGTCGATGTAGCGGAGATCCTCAGGAATAGGTTCATTCAGGGATTGGTCCCCAAGAGCATAACCATCGGCACGGAAGAACTCCAAACGGAAAGCGGCGAAAAAATTAACGTGTCCACCATAGAAATAGTTCTCGGAAAGAGCTGA
- the aspS gene encoding aspartate--tRNA(Asn) ligase gives MVTSKLGDWRRTHFTSQIAPELEGKEVTVMGYVGAIRDLGGLKFFLLQDREGFLQITAPRGKVSEDTLEKIGQLTPQSCVAVRGKVVRAPQAPKGVEVIPHEIRLLNRALSPLPLEPTGKIKSNLDTRLDSRLLDLRHPRQLAIFKIKHEIVRIVREFLTGKGFLEVHTPKIVATATESGAALFPITYFEREAFLSQSPQLYKEVLTGCFDRVFEIGPIFRAEEHDTTRHLNETISIDIEAAFVTQEDVMEILEEMIVEIFAGVKERCGRELQTLEKELEIPTKPFPRLTYDEALRKLETAGLKIKWGEDFSTPAERKLGELMKGPYFITDWPTAIKPFYIMPKEGREEICEAFDLMYGELELASGGTRIHQEELLVKRLKEKGLRPESFESHLKNFRYGMPPHAGFGLGLDRLTMVITGMNNIREVVLFPRDRRRLTP, from the coding sequence ATGGTGACTTCAAAGCTGGGAGACTGGAGGAGGACCCACTTTACTTCCCAGATAGCCCCAGAACTGGAGGGAAAGGAAGTAACGGTGATGGGATATGTAGGCGCCATAAGAGATCTGGGAGGTCTAAAATTCTTCTTACTCCAAGACCGAGAAGGTTTTCTCCAAATAACGGCCCCTAGGGGAAAGGTGAGCGAAGACACTTTGGAGAAGATAGGCCAACTCACCCCTCAATCCTGCGTGGCAGTGAGGGGAAAAGTGGTCAGGGCACCCCAAGCGCCGAAAGGGGTGGAGGTAATCCCACATGAAATAAGGCTCCTCAATCGAGCTCTTTCCCCTTTACCCCTAGAACCCACCGGAAAGATAAAATCGAATCTTGACACCAGGCTGGATTCCAGACTCCTAGACCTACGCCACCCCAGACAGCTAGCCATCTTCAAGATAAAGCATGAGATCGTGAGGATCGTGCGTGAGTTCCTTACCGGAAAAGGTTTCCTGGAAGTGCATACACCCAAGATAGTGGCCACGGCCACGGAAAGTGGGGCTGCCCTCTTTCCGATAACTTATTTCGAGAGAGAGGCCTTCCTCAGCCAAAGCCCCCAACTCTATAAGGAAGTCCTCACCGGCTGTTTCGACAGGGTCTTCGAGATAGGCCCCATCTTCAGGGCTGAAGAACACGATACCACTCGCCACCTCAACGAAACAATTTCCATAGACATAGAAGCGGCCTTCGTCACTCAAGAAGATGTGATGGAGATCCTGGAAGAAATGATCGTCGAAATTTTCGCTGGGGTGAAAGAAAGGTGCGGGCGGGAACTCCAGACGCTGGAGAAAGAATTGGAAATCCCCACCAAACCTTTTCCAAGGCTCACCTACGATGAAGCCCTACGGAAGCTAGAAACCGCTGGCTTAAAGATCAAATGGGGTGAGGATTTTTCCACACCCGCTGAGAGAAAGTTGGGTGAGCTCATGAAAGGACCTTATTTCATAACGGATTGGCCCACCGCCATCAAACCTTTCTACATCATGCCAAAGGAAGGAAGGGAGGAAATCTGCGAGGCTTTCGACCTCATGTATGGAGAACTCGAACTGGCTTCAGGAGGCACGAGAATCCACCAGGAAGAGCTACTCGTCAAGAGGTTAAAGGAGAAGGGTCTAAGACCGGAGAGTTTTGAATCCCATTTGAAGAACTTCAGGTACGGAATGCCTCCCCATGCTGGTTTTGGTCTTGGATTGGACAGGCTCACGATGGTCATAACGGGGATGAACAACATAAGGGAGGTGGTACTTTTCCCCAGGGACAGAAGAAGGCTGACACCATAA
- a CDS encoding NUDIX hydrolase has product MEHPGAVAILPLLERDKILLLKQYRPAIGKWIYEIPAGTLEKGEDYLECARRELEEETGYKARRMEKLFEMYLAPGYSTEKLHSFLASDLEPSSPHRDLGEEIKVVKVPFEKALKMIESNRIEDAKTIATLLFFTFTRDRYRKLSTTT; this is encoded by the coding sequence GTGGAACACCCTGGCGCCGTTGCCATCTTACCACTTCTGGAAAGGGATAAAATTCTTTTGTTGAAACAATATCGCCCCGCCATAGGCAAGTGGATCTACGAAATACCTGCAGGAACTTTGGAAAAGGGAGAAGATTACCTTGAATGTGCTAGGAGAGAGCTAGAAGAAGAGACTGGCTACAAGGCAAGAAGGATGGAAAAGCTCTTCGAAATGTATTTGGCTCCAGGATATAGCACGGAAAAGCTCCACTCTTTTCTAGCCTCCGATCTAGAACCTTCCTCCCCACATCGCGATTTGGGGGAGGAAATAAAAGTGGTGAAGGTTCCTTTCGAAAAGGCTCTGAAAATGATAGAATCCAATCGAATAGAGGATGCCAAAACCATCGCCACCCTCCTTTTCTTCACCTTCACTAGGGACCGTTACAGGAAGCTCAGCACGACTACGTAA